One genomic segment of Gammaproteobacteria bacterium includes these proteins:
- a CDS encoding hypothetical protein (Evidence 5 : Unknown function), with translation MFNDECGDDLTWCEFVWSIQMDHGNDTKRNNELGLPKHMEPAARDQVCMGRVCERPVLEQEQNHYDRLYDDADA, from the coding sequence GTGTTTAACGACGAATGCGGGGATGATCTCACATGGTGTGAGTTTGTCTGGTCAATACAAATGGACCACGGTAACGACACGAAACGGAACAATGAGCTGGGACTACCCAAGCACATGGAACCTGCTGCCCGCGACCAAGTATGTATGGGGCGTGTATGTGAGCGACCCGTATTGGAACAAGAGCAAAATCATTACGACCGACTTTACGACGATGCCGATGCCTAA